A genomic region of Ignavibacteria bacterium contains the following coding sequences:
- the cmr5 gene encoding type III-B CRISPR module-associated protein Cmr5 — MNGQSDLRKLEQGRAEFAFKCASEGKQIRSKYQIDNFFYKDDKYASYVKKIPAMILSNGLGQTLAFIFSKRKKTSENNAPGTENNPKNAYDLIYKHLTDYLKSNTVARINMPHDQNDLLEWVISLDSKNYRFITQELIAFLSWVKRFAEGLTEEEDT; from the coding sequence ATGAACGGGCAAAGTGATTTAAGAAAATTAGAACAAGGCAGAGCTGAATTTGCCTTTAAATGTGCCTCCGAAGGGAAACAAATCAGATCAAAATATCAAATTGATAATTTCTTCTATAAAGATGATAAATATGCTTCTTATGTAAAGAAAATTCCTGCAATGATATTATCTAACGGTCTTGGCCAGACCCTTGCTTTTATCTTTTCTAAAAGAAAAAAAACATCTGAAAATAACGCACCCGGAACTGAAAATAATCCAAAAAATGCTTATGATTTGATCTATAAACATTTGACAGATTATTTAAAAAGCAACACTGTAGCAAGGATTAATATGCCCCATGATCAAAATGATTTATTAGAATGGGTTATAAGCCTTGACAGTAAGAATTATCGTTTTATTACTCAGGAACTTATTGCTTTTCTTAGCTGGGTTAAAAGATTTGCTGAAGGTTTAACCGAGGAGGAAGATACATAA